A part of Aspergillus flavus chromosome 1, complete sequence genomic DNA contains:
- a CDS encoding F-box domain protein: protein MTTANECSSKHITTMSFDHLATELLLHVFRSCETISDILNLASTCRRLRTVFNRSNKLQIFTDIAEREYGPLNEIIQIVTQNASQPAHLIRKPPMTNPLFKQIVQVGRVAQKWETIYPVKKWKVDYENRRSLTNDERFRLRRAIYRLWLYHRAFHTRTHDRFSRKLPHVVTERAQLLHNWSTQELADIEDVRLIIGDVVQNHICPSNGTIQRKFRKRFPESHHQLAFNIHLNYPAFGSLGSPGLFDNPNSVDQYYNTAHPPNLTESPAKYRSRFRNDFFHDPGAEGWGDEIPHYYVVQDMMKLDPGQVLWLREHAPLKEQVEDYVHSLGDWFRENGETFGDTLEWVMKERGDDIEEFRAAISDREVGIIWDECIT, encoded by the coding sequence ATGACCACAGCTAACGAATGTAGCTCAAAACATATAACAACCATGTCATTCGATCATCTAGCCACGGAGCTATTGCTCCATGTATTTCGTTCCTGTGAAACAATATCCGACATTTTAAACCTCGCATCAACCTGTCGACGGCTCCGTACTGTCTTTAACAGATCCAATAAGCTCCAAATTTTCACCGATATTGCCGAGCGCGAATATGGACCACTAAACGAGATCATCCAAATCGTAACACAAAACGCAAGCCAACCAGCTCACTTAATACGCAAGCCCCCCATGACCAATCCCCTCTTCAAACAAATAGTCCAAGTCGGACGCGTAGCTCAGAAATGGGAGACGATCTATCCCGTCAAGAAATGGAAGGTGGATTATGAAAACCGACGATCATTAACAAATGACGAGCGATTCCGCCTCCGCCGAGCCATCTATCGGTTATGGCTTTACCATCGCGCATTCCATACGCGCACGCATGATCGCTTCAGCCGTAAGCTCCCACACGTCGTTACCGAGCGCGCGCAGCTCCTGCATAACTGGTCCACGCAGGAGCTGGCTGATATCGAGGACGTGCGCCTCATCATTGGCGATGTCGTCCAGAATCATATCTGTCCCAGTAACGGGACGATTCAGCGAAAGTTTCGCAAACGGTTTCCGGAAAGTCACCACCAGTTGGCATTTAACATCCATCTGAATTACCCAGCGTTTGGCTCTCTGGGGTCTCCCGGGCTCTTTGATAACCCGAACTCGGTCGATCAATACTATAATACTGCGCATCCTCCCAATTTAACTGAGTCGCCGGCGAAATATAGATCTAGGTTCCGGAATGACTTTTTCCATGATCCCGGCGCCGAGGGCTGGGGTGATGAGATCCCTCACTACTACGTGGTCCAGGACATGATGAAACTTGATCCAGGCCAGGTGCTCTGGCTGCGCGAACATGCGCCCCTGAAAGAACAGGTAGAGGACTATGTGCACTCCTTGGGAGATTGGTTTCGCGAGAATGGAGAGACATTCGGGGATACACTCGAATGGGtgatgaaagagagaggcGACGATATCGAAGAGTTCAGGGCGGCCATTTCAGACCGGGAGGTAGGAATCATATGGGATGAATGCATAACATAA
- a CDS encoding putative ketohexokinase has product MSLVAIGACYVDTILTTPHYPGEDEKLRATNISRRRGGNCPNTLEVLQQLTVHSPSQTGVSLNLIAVLPAKSSIATQQIQSAFEPRVQLTHCIYREQYAEPASSYIFKSQSSGSRTIVNYNELPEMTVEEFKRIADDLGSKATWFHFEGRIPDVTLACIQYLRQQFPSLIISVEVEKPGREGLQELAMEADVVFYSKSWAQGNGYTSAKECLQKQSLITRKAQFLFCTWGEEGAVALETRSGDMIHSPAYTAPDFKVVDTIGAGDTFIAGMLYALIYRGDAWGLSQKLGFANRVAGMKVAQEGFSGLERALNSYP; this is encoded by the exons ATGTCTTTGGTCGCCATAGGTGCATGCTATGTTGATACTATCTTAAC AACCCCTCATTACCCAGGCGAAGATGAAAAACTACGCGCTACCAATATCTCACGGCGAAGAGGAGGCAACTGCCCTAACACCCTGGAGGTGCTCCAGCAATTGACCGTCCATAGCCCGTCGCAAACAGGGGTATCGCTGAATCTTATTGCTGTTCTGCCAGCAAAATCTTCTATTGCAACTCAGCAAATCCAGTCTGCCTTTGAGCCTCGTGTTCAGCTCACCCATTGTATCTATCGAGAGCAATATGCAGAGCCGGCTTCAAGTTATATCTTCAAAAGCCAGTCCTCTGGGAGCAGGACTATTGTTAACTATAATGAACTCCCGGAGATGACGGTCGAGGAGTTTAAGCGAATCGCAGACGACCTAGGTTCAAAGGCCACATGGTTTCATTTTGAG GGTCGCATACCTGATGTCACGCTGGCCTGTATACAATATCTTCGGCAACAgtttccttctttgataATCAGTGTCGAAGTAGAAAAGCCAGGACGAGAAGGCCTACAGGAGCTGGCTATGGAAGCTGACGTTGTCTTCTACTCCAAAAGCTGGGCTCAG GGAAATGGTTACACATCAGCCAAAGAGTGCCTCCAGAAGCAATCTCTAATTACACGCAAGGC GCAATTTCTCTTCTGCACATGGGGTGAGGAAGGTGCTGTGGCGCTAGAGACACGTTCTGGTGACATGATTCACAGTCCAGCTTATACTGCACCAGACTTCAAGGTTGTTGA TACTATTGGTGCTGGAGACACATTTATAGCTGGTATGCTATACGCATTGATTTATCGAGGTGATGCTTGGGGCCTTTCACAAAAACTAGGTTTTGCAAATCGGGTGGCAGGCATGAAAGTAGCGCAAGAAGGCTTCTCCGGTCTGGAAAGGGCGTTGAACTCATATCCTTGA
- a CDS encoding putative ras GTPase Rab11, whose translation MANDEYDFLFKVVLIGDSGVGKSNLLSRFTRNEFNLDSKSTIGVEFATRSIQVDSKTIKAQIWDTAGQERYRAITSAYYRGAVGALLVYDISKHQTYDNVNRWLKELRDHADSNIVIMLVGNKSDLRHLRAVPTEEAKQFASENNLSFIETSALDASNVELAFQNILTEIYRIVSSKALDSGDSGQAGLGDRRPVVDINPSQDPETKQGCC comes from the exons ATGGCTAACGACGAGTATGAT TTTCTCTTCAAGG TGGTGCTTATTGGAGACTCTGGTGTTGGAAAGTCCAACCTTCTGAGTCGTTTCACCCGCAATGAATTCAACCTGGACTCCAAGTCGACCATTGGCGTGGAGTTCGCAACCCGTTCTATTCAGGTCGATTCTAAGACGATCAAGGCGCAGATCTGGGACACTGCTGGTCAGGAGCGTTACCGCGCCATTACCTCTGCCTACTATCGTGGTGCCGTCGGTGCCCTTCTTGTTTACGACATCAGCAAGCATCAAACCTACGATAATGTTAACCGGTGGTTGAAAGAGCTCAGAGATCACGCAGATTCTAACATTGTCATCATGCTTGTGGGAAATAAGAGCGATTTGAGACACCTGCGCGCTGTGCCAaccgaagaagccaagcAGTTTGCCA GCGAGAACAACCTCTCCTTCATCGAGACATCTGCTCTTGATGCGAGCAACGTTGAGCTTGCTTTCCAGAACATCCTCACAG AAATCTACCGGATTGTGTCCAGCAAGGCTCTTGACAGCGGCGACTCGGGCCAGGCCGGTCTTGGTGACCGTCGTCCAGTGGTGGATATCAACCCTTCGCAGGATCCTGAGACGAAGCAGGGTTGCTGTTAG
- a CDS encoding RNA-binding protein required for biogenesis of the ribosomal 60S subunit (60S ribosome biogenesis protein Brx1, putative), whose protein sequence is MAAVYKSVSKKQAKQLAREQEQDDSDAEMADMADLLADADDTSDSEEEEEEDLESAKKQLAAGYMPKTRVLMLTSRGVTSRHRHLLADLAGLLPHTHKESKLDTKKKTAGYNLLLNDLADLHSCNVIFFLEARKRGQDLYLWLARPPNGPTLKFHVNNLHTMGELNAGFSGNCLKGGRGVVVFDRSFDEQGPVMSQPGNEYRGLVREMLRGVFSVPKRGVKGMKPFIDRIIGVFGVDGKIWIRVYEIRESEAGGKKKSEDGEEAVKPVPKGKDGLPEVSLVEVGPRFVLTPIVILEGSFGGPVIYENKEYVSPNQVRHDIRISKAARHAKRRDMQTDRFAKRTNLGLGEGQRKPGPLDNKQLFA, encoded by the exons ATGGCGGCAGTATATAAGTCAGTATCCAAGAAGCAGGCTAAGCAGCTTGCCAGAGAGCAAGAGCAGGACGACTCAGACGCAGAAATGGCCGACATGGCTGACCTTCTCGCCGACGCCGACGATACAAGCGacagcgaagaggaggaagaagaagacttgGAATCAGCCAAGAAGCAGCTTGCTGCTGGGTATATGCCAAAGACTCGGGTACTTATGTTGACTTCCAGGGGTGTCACATCTCG CCATCGTCACTTACTCGCCGACCTTGCTGGTCTACTCCCTCATACCCACAAAGAAAGCAAACTCGATACTAAAAAGAAGACCGCTGGATACAACTTACTTCTGAACGATCTCGCCGACCTTCATTCATGCAAcgtcattttcttccttgaggCTCGCAAGCGTGGTCAAGATTTGTACCTCTGGCTCGCTCGTCCCCCGAACGGACCTACACTCAAGTTCCACGTTAACAACTTACACACTATGGGCGAACTGAATGCTGGATTCAGCGGCAACTGCTTGAAGGGTGGTCGTGGTGTTGTGGTTTTTGATCGCTCATTCGACGAACAAGGCCCGGTCATGAGCCAGCCAGGCAACGAATACCGTGGACTGGTCCGGGAGATGCTGCGGGGTGTCTTCTCCGTCCCCAAGCGTGGCGTCAAGGGAATGAAGCCTTTCATCGACCGTATCATTGGTGTGTTTGGCGTCGACGGCAAGATTTGGATTCGCGTGTACGAAATCAGAGAGTCCGAAGCTGGAGGCAAAAAGAAGTCAGAGGATGGCGAGGAAGCTGTGAAGCCTGTACCCAAGGGCAAGGACGGTCTACCAGAGGTTTCTCTTGTCGAGGTCGGACCTCGTTTCGTTTTGACGCCAATTGTCATCCTGGAAGGCAGCTTCGGTGGTCCTGTTATCTACGAGAACAAGGAATACGTGAGCCCGAACCAGGTCCGTCACGATATTCGGATTAGCAAGGCAGCCCGCCACGCGAAGCGCAGAGACATGCAAACCGATCGCTTCGCTAAGCGGACAAACTTGGGATTGGGAGAAGGCCAGCGCAAACCAGGTCCATTGGACAACAAGCAGCTGTTCGCAtga